A genomic segment from Polyangium mundeleinium encodes:
- a CDS encoding TonB family protein — MKRASLKPLLVFSALLLFAASPAHADEPQKPAPAPPAAAPPAAPVLVPPRPLAALEAAYPTEPGLTGEADVMLDVTVAADGSVKEARIVSGDAPFTEAASRAAPGWRFEPATRNGKPIPARIRVLVHFTPPTPPAEEETPPAAEEGATPKDGTPGKKPTATPKPAGPAPIEVLALGERRAVGTSSLGRAEVRVLPGAFGDPFRAIESLPGVTPIFSGLPFFYIRGAPPGNVGYFLDNVRVPYLYHLALGPSVVNPAIVDRVDLYPGGYPAQFGRFAGGIVSGETTKPKGELHGEANIRVFDAGAMVEAPIGDRATVMAGGRFSYTAAALSLLAPDTTLNYWDYQARATFDVTPTDRLTLFAFGAHDYLGAKADGVEQGLFDVQFHRIDFRYDKDVSPRTRLRQAVSFGYDRTAIGGQEGIFARDFLLSARSQILHRRNESMLFRAGVDANFDYYDLVVGGDTDEEDAQNQQSFLDQFFPPRQDIAVGFYADAVLDAGRGVEFTPGARVDLWGSGGVTAISADVRLAMKVPIVPRLKLVSAMGLAHQPPGFVLPIPGLSIGKLAGGLQRSVQTSTGLDVKLPFGFEATGTFFLNGFFNMADALDSVGRAVNGGGGGPGGGPGGPGGPGGPVPQENDDDGSNVISDRSLGTAVGLEIYIRRKLTERLGGYISYTLSRSSRSIGFSSGPAQFDRTHVLNGAVSWEAGKGWRLGSRVVFYTGLPIAAADAAIWGKSRTDPFFRIDARIEKRWNLKKRGWVSFVIEMLNATLSTEQTGVSCGPTECEAQEIGPVTVPSIGVEGGL; from the coding sequence ATGAAACGCGCGTCTTTGAAGCCCCTCCTTGTCTTCTCGGCTCTCCTTCTTTTTGCCGCTTCCCCTGCGCACGCCGACGAACCCCAGAAGCCAGCGCCCGCTCCGCCTGCCGCAGCTCCCCCTGCGGCGCCTGTCCTCGTCCCGCCTCGTCCGCTCGCCGCGCTCGAGGCCGCTTATCCGACCGAACCGGGCCTCACGGGCGAGGCGGACGTCATGCTCGACGTCACCGTCGCCGCGGATGGCAGCGTCAAAGAGGCGCGTATCGTCTCCGGGGACGCTCCCTTCACCGAGGCCGCGTCTCGCGCCGCGCCCGGCTGGCGCTTCGAGCCCGCCACCCGCAACGGCAAGCCCATCCCCGCGCGCATCCGCGTCCTCGTCCATTTCACGCCCCCAACGCCGCCGGCCGAGGAGGAGACCCCTCCCGCGGCCGAGGAGGGCGCCACGCCGAAGGACGGCACCCCCGGCAAAAAGCCGACTGCGACGCCGAAGCCGGCGGGCCCTGCGCCCATCGAGGTCCTTGCCCTCGGCGAGCGCCGCGCCGTCGGGACCTCCTCGCTCGGCCGCGCCGAGGTCCGCGTCTTGCCGGGCGCGTTCGGGGATCCTTTCCGTGCGATCGAATCCCTCCCCGGCGTCACGCCTATCTTCTCGGGTTTGCCCTTCTTTTACATTCGCGGCGCGCCTCCCGGCAACGTCGGGTATTTCCTCGACAACGTCCGCGTCCCTTATCTGTATCACCTCGCCCTCGGCCCCTCGGTCGTCAATCCGGCGATCGTGGACCGGGTCGACCTCTATCCCGGTGGTTACCCTGCGCAGTTCGGTCGTTTTGCCGGCGGCATCGTCTCCGGCGAGACGACCAAGCCGAAGGGCGAGCTCCACGGCGAGGCGAACATCCGTGTCTTCGACGCTGGCGCCATGGTCGAGGCCCCGATCGGCGACCGCGCCACCGTCATGGCGGGCGGCCGATTCTCGTACACCGCGGCCGCGCTCTCCCTGCTCGCGCCCGACACCACGCTCAATTATTGGGACTATCAGGCCCGCGCGACCTTCGACGTCACGCCCACGGATCGGCTCACCCTCTTCGCCTTTGGCGCGCACGATTACCTCGGCGCCAAGGCCGATGGCGTGGAGCAGGGCCTCTTCGACGTGCAGTTCCACAGGATCGACTTCCGCTACGACAAGGACGTCAGCCCACGCACGCGCCTGCGCCAGGCCGTCTCGTTTGGCTACGACCGGACGGCCATCGGCGGCCAGGAGGGCATTTTTGCGCGCGATTTCCTCCTTTCAGCCCGGAGCCAGATCCTCCACCGCCGGAATGAATCCATGCTCTTCCGGGCCGGCGTCGACGCGAATTTCGATTATTACGACCTCGTCGTGGGGGGCGACACGGACGAAGAAGATGCCCAGAACCAGCAGTCCTTCCTCGACCAGTTTTTCCCGCCGCGTCAGGACATCGCGGTCGGGTTTTACGCGGACGCCGTCCTCGACGCGGGCCGCGGCGTCGAATTCACTCCCGGCGCGCGCGTCGACCTATGGGGCTCGGGCGGCGTCACCGCGATCAGCGCCGACGTCCGGCTCGCCATGAAGGTCCCCATCGTGCCCCGGCTGAAGCTCGTCTCCGCCATGGGCCTCGCCCACCAGCCGCCCGGATTTGTCTTGCCCATCCCCGGCCTCTCCATCGGCAAGCTCGCGGGTGGCCTTCAGCGCAGCGTCCAGACGAGCACCGGCCTCGACGTCAAATTGCCGTTCGGCTTCGAGGCCACGGGCACGTTTTTCCTCAATGGCTTCTTCAACATGGCCGACGCGCTCGATTCGGTCGGCCGCGCGGTCAACGGCGGCGGCGGCGGTCCGGGCGGAGGCCCCGGCGGTCCGGGTGGCCCGGGCGGTCCGGTGCCCCAGGAGAACGACGACGACGGATCGAACGTGATCAGCGACCGATCGCTCGGCACCGCGGTGGGGCTCGAGATCTACATCCGCCGCAAGCTCACGGAGCGGCTCGGCGGATACATTTCATATACGCTCTCCCGCTCGTCGAGGAGCATTGGTTTTTCCTCGGGCCCAGCGCAATTCGATCGAACCCACGTCCTGAATGGCGCGGTCTCCTGGGAAGCTGGCAAGGGATGGCGCCTCGGCTCGCGTGTCGTGTTCTACACGGGTTTGCCCATCGCGGCCGCGGATGCCGCGATATGGGGCAAGAGCCGCACCGATCCGTTCTTTCGCATCGACGCGCGTATCGAAAAGCGCTGGAACCTGAAGAAGCGCGGCTGGGTCTCGTTCGTGATCGAAATGCTGAATGCGACGCTCAGCACCGAGCAAACGGGCGTAAGCTGCGGCCCGACCGAATGCGAGGCCCAGGAAATCGGCCCCGTCACCGTGCCGAGCATTGGCGTCGAAGGCGGCCTCTGA
- a CDS encoding C-type lectin domain-containing protein yields the protein MLGQALGCNALAGIEEGVLALCQDGTRIDQTGCQGTVGGSSSSGGTGGAPPCQSCPDPDDACPLPWQWKSPTTGSCYLHHGNERDWNTAREHCLELGGDLAALSSAEEFWFVGSVVSGDVWIGGTDAQQEGAFSWSNGEPWGFTAWKDALPGDQGNKQDCVMLSASPGTAASFDDRNCGEKRGFLCEMSPPP from the coding sequence GTGCTCGGCCAGGCTCTCGGCTGCAACGCACTCGCCGGAATCGAGGAGGGGGTGCTCGCGCTTTGCCAGGACGGCACGCGTATCGATCAAACCGGCTGCCAGGGCACAGTGGGCGGCAGCAGCAGCAGCGGCGGGACGGGTGGGGCGCCGCCCTGCCAGAGCTGTCCCGACCCCGACGATGCATGTCCTCTGCCGTGGCAATGGAAGTCGCCGACGACGGGCTCGTGTTATCTGCACCATGGCAACGAGCGCGACTGGAACACCGCGCGCGAGCATTGCCTGGAGCTCGGCGGCGACCTGGCGGCGCTGAGTTCGGCCGAGGAGTTCTGGTTCGTAGGGAGCGTGGTGTCGGGCGACGTATGGATCGGCGGGACGGACGCGCAGCAAGAGGGCGCGTTCTCGTGGTCGAACGGGGAGCCGTGGGGGTTCACGGCGTGGAAGGACGCGCTGCCCGGGGATCAAGGCAACAAGCAGGACTGCGTGATGCTGTCGGCGTCGCCCGGGACCGCGGCGTCGTTCGACGACCGGAACTGCGGCGAAAAACGAGGGTTTCTCTGCGAAATGTCGCCACCGCCGTAA
- a CDS encoding Uma2 family endonuclease, whose product MSSTFKRRQHATVADLLAIPPEERVHEIIDGELVRKAAPTGEHGDAQSAVVARLKGPFQRRPSGGAFPGGWWIYTEVEVEFAPTQVYRPDVVGWRREHVPERPKGTPIRIRPDWVCEVLSPSNPGTDRVKKLNHYHQFGVPHYWIVDPMEESLSVFRWTREGYLFVIAAGRDVRVRAEPFEAVELSVGALFGGDDDDPVEGFPGER is encoded by the coding sequence ATGTCCTCCACCTTCAAACGTCGCCAGCATGCAACCGTCGCCGACCTGCTCGCGATCCCGCCTGAGGAGCGTGTTCACGAGATCATCGACGGCGAGCTCGTCCGCAAGGCGGCTCCCACGGGCGAGCACGGCGATGCGCAATCTGCGGTCGTCGCGCGTCTCAAAGGACCGTTCCAGCGCCGTCCTTCCGGCGGCGCGTTTCCTGGCGGATGGTGGATCTACACCGAAGTCGAAGTGGAGTTCGCCCCGACGCAGGTCTACCGCCCCGACGTCGTCGGTTGGCGCCGCGAGCATGTCCCGGAGAGGCCCAAGGGCACGCCGATTCGCATCCGGCCGGACTGGGTCTGCGAGGTCCTTTCGCCCTCGAATCCCGGCACGGACCGCGTGAAGAAGCTGAACCATTACCACCAGTTCGGCGTGCCCCATTACTGGATCGTGGATCCGATGGAGGAATCCCTCAGCGTCTTTCGCTGGACGCGGGAGGGATACCTCTTCGTGATCGCGGCCGGCCGTGATGTGCGCGTGCGGGCCGAGCCTTTCGAGGCCGTCGAGCTCTCGGTCGGCGCGTTGTTCGGCGGCGACGACGACGATCCCGTGGAAGGGTTCCCCGGCGAGCGATAA
- a CDS encoding PspA/IM30 family protein — translation MGIFDRMGKVISSNVNALLDKAEDPKKSVDLIVEEMKDQIRAARKELVEAVAAEKVLRKKVDEIDAETAKWERRAELALKAGDESLAREALVQKKRIIAERDRAEALRAEQRAAALNMKRELERMEQKQQELEARKGTIASQLQQAKAGGGAEGLGARGSTGGAFAEFRRMEDKIEGKVAEVTAARELDDALRGGGMSDMELESKFAQLEGGGTISKDGKPSNPEIDDELAALKKKIRIG, via the coding sequence ATGGGCATCTTCGACCGGATGGGCAAGGTCATCTCGAGCAACGTCAACGCGCTCCTCGACAAGGCGGAAGACCCGAAAAAGTCGGTCGATTTGATCGTCGAGGAGATGAAGGACCAGATCCGCGCGGCGCGCAAGGAGCTGGTCGAGGCGGTGGCGGCCGAGAAGGTGCTGCGCAAGAAGGTCGACGAAATCGACGCCGAGACGGCGAAGTGGGAGCGGCGCGCCGAGCTCGCCCTGAAGGCCGGTGACGAGTCGCTCGCGCGCGAGGCGCTCGTGCAGAAGAAGCGCATCATCGCCGAGCGAGACCGCGCCGAAGCGCTGCGCGCCGAACAACGCGCGGCCGCGCTGAACATGAAGCGCGAGCTCGAACGCATGGAGCAGAAGCAGCAGGAGCTCGAAGCGCGCAAGGGGACGATCGCCTCGCAGCTCCAGCAGGCGAAGGCCGGCGGCGGGGCCGAGGGGCTCGGGGCGCGCGGCAGCACGGGCGGCGCGTTCGCCGAGTTCCGGCGCATGGAAGACAAGATCGAGGGCAAGGTCGCCGAGGTGACCGCCGCCCGCGAGCTCGACGACGCGCTCCGCGGAGGCGGGATGTCTGACATGGAGCTGGAGTCGAAGTTCGCGCAGCTCGAAGGCGGCGGGACGATCTCGAAGGACGGCAAGCCCTCGAACCCCGAGATCGACGACGAGCTCGCCGCGCTGAAGAAGAAGATCCGGATCGGCTGA
- the ppdK gene encoding pyruvate, phosphate dikinase: MAKRIYFFGGGQADGDGTQKPLLGGKGAGLHEMTRLGIPVPPGFTITTEVCTAFFASREQIPEGLLDEARAAIRRVEEIVGTRFGDPENPLLVSVRSGARASMPGMMDTILNLGLNETIVAGLGARTQNPRFALDAYRRFIVTYADVVLGLHRKRFDDALEIARRKAAAARGMVEAQRLTVAELQRKLPDSMFDEETLRSLVKEQRRIVKEETGTPFPDDPWTQLEGAIVAVFRSWNNNRAKTYRKMHDIPEAWGTACNVQAMVFGNLSEDSGTGVAFTRDPSTGEKRFFGEWLPNAQGEDVVAGVRTPNPIAKGQGNDEASLEARMPEAYAELVRTQERLEKHFRDMQDLEFTVQSGKLYLLQTRNGKRTGRASVRIAVEMAKEGLIDQREAVMRVDPASIEQLLHPTIDPKAPKKLLAKGLPASPGAASGQVVFHADEAERKAAQGLPVILVRAETSPEDIHGMKAANGILTARGGMTSHAAVVARGMGKCCVAGCSAVAVSYETATMTVTIYDELGRPTDTVSVKGGDVITLDGATGSVYLGAIPTAPASLSAEYEELMRWADTARRLKVLANADTGADARTARSYGAEGIGLCRTEHMFFDDKRIAAVREMILARDVDARKAALAKLLPYQREDFTAIFQEMAGLPVTIRLLDPPLHEFLPQERKQIEDLAATMKVRPAELVRKVEELHELNPMLGHRGCRLGVTFPEINEMQARAIFEAACDVAAKGAAPKLEIMIPLAMTRKELALAKTTIERVASEVFAEKGRSVSYLFGTMIELPRAALRASELAEEAEFFSFGTNDLTQTTMGISRDDAGKFLGAYVEAAILPRDPFTSLDTEGVGELVAIACERGRKTRANLELGVCGEHGGDPASIRFFERVKLDYVSCSPLRVPIARLAAAQAALAEGAATTVQTTA, from the coding sequence ATGGCGAAGCGCATCTATTTCTTCGGCGGCGGTCAGGCCGACGGCGACGGAACCCAGAAGCCGCTCCTCGGCGGCAAGGGCGCAGGGCTCCACGAAATGACCCGGCTCGGCATCCCCGTGCCGCCGGGCTTCACGATCACCACCGAGGTCTGTACGGCCTTCTTCGCCTCCAGGGAGCAGATCCCGGAAGGCCTCCTCGACGAGGCTCGCGCGGCCATCCGTCGGGTGGAGGAGATCGTCGGCACCCGCTTCGGCGACCCGGAGAACCCGCTGCTCGTGAGCGTCCGCTCCGGCGCCCGCGCCTCGATGCCCGGCATGATGGACACGATCCTGAACCTCGGCCTGAACGAGACGATCGTGGCCGGGCTCGGCGCACGCACCCAAAACCCCCGCTTCGCCCTCGACGCCTACCGCCGGTTCATCGTGACATACGCAGACGTCGTGCTCGGGCTGCATCGGAAGCGCTTCGACGACGCGCTGGAGATCGCCCGGCGCAAGGCCGCCGCCGCGCGCGGGATGGTCGAGGCCCAAAGGCTCACGGTGGCCGAGCTCCAGCGAAAGCTGCCCGACTCGATGTTCGACGAGGAGACGCTGCGCTCGCTCGTGAAGGAGCAGCGCCGCATCGTGAAGGAGGAGACGGGGACACCGTTCCCCGACGATCCGTGGACGCAACTCGAAGGCGCGATCGTCGCGGTCTTCCGGAGCTGGAACAACAACCGCGCCAAGACGTACCGCAAGATGCACGACATCCCCGAGGCGTGGGGCACGGCGTGCAACGTGCAAGCGATGGTCTTCGGCAACCTGAGCGAGGACTCCGGCACGGGCGTGGCCTTCACGCGGGACCCGTCGACAGGCGAGAAGCGCTTCTTCGGCGAGTGGCTGCCGAACGCGCAAGGCGAGGACGTCGTGGCCGGCGTGCGCACGCCCAACCCGATCGCGAAGGGCCAAGGCAACGACGAAGCCTCGCTCGAGGCGCGCATGCCCGAGGCCTACGCGGAGCTCGTGCGCACGCAGGAGCGGCTGGAGAAGCATTTCCGCGACATGCAGGACCTCGAGTTCACCGTGCAGTCGGGCAAGCTCTACCTGCTCCAGACGCGGAACGGGAAGCGGACAGGGCGGGCGAGCGTGCGGATCGCCGTGGAGATGGCGAAGGAGGGGCTCATCGACCAGCGCGAGGCCGTGATGCGCGTCGACCCGGCGTCGATCGAGCAGCTCCTGCACCCGACGATCGACCCGAAGGCGCCGAAGAAGCTCCTGGCGAAGGGTCTGCCGGCGAGCCCGGGCGCGGCGAGCGGGCAGGTGGTCTTCCACGCGGACGAGGCGGAGCGAAAGGCGGCGCAAGGCCTGCCCGTGATCCTCGTGCGCGCCGAGACGTCGCCCGAGGACATTCACGGGATGAAGGCCGCGAACGGCATCCTGACGGCGCGCGGCGGCATGACGAGCCACGCAGCGGTCGTCGCGCGAGGCATGGGCAAGTGCTGCGTCGCAGGCTGCTCGGCGGTCGCCGTGAGCTACGAGACGGCCACGATGACCGTGACGATCTACGACGAGCTCGGCCGGCCCACGGACACGGTGAGCGTGAAGGGGGGCGACGTGATCACGCTCGACGGCGCGACCGGCTCGGTTTACCTCGGCGCGATCCCAACGGCGCCGGCCTCGCTGTCGGCGGAGTACGAAGAGCTGATGCGCTGGGCCGACACGGCGCGGCGGCTGAAGGTGCTGGCGAACGCGGACACGGGCGCGGACGCGCGGACGGCCCGCTCGTATGGGGCCGAAGGCATTGGCCTCTGCCGCACCGAGCACATGTTCTTCGACGACAAACGTATCGCGGCGGTGCGGGAAATGATCCTCGCCCGCGACGTGGACGCGCGAAAAGCAGCGCTCGCGAAGCTCCTGCCCTACCAGCGCGAGGACTTCACCGCGATCTTCCAGGAAATGGCGGGCCTGCCCGTGACGATCCGCCTGCTCGATCCGCCGCTGCACGAGTTCCTGCCGCAGGAGCGCAAACAGATCGAGGACCTCGCGGCGACGATGAAGGTCCGGCCGGCAGAGCTCGTGCGGAAGGTGGAGGAGCTCCACGAGCTGAACCCGATGCTCGGCCACCGCGGCTGCCGCCTCGGCGTGACGTTCCCCGAGATCAACGAGATGCAAGCCCGCGCGATCTTCGAGGCCGCGTGCGATGTGGCCGCGAAAGGCGCCGCTCCGAAGCTCGAGATCATGATTCCGCTGGCAATGACGCGGAAGGAGCTCGCGCTGGCCAAAACGACGATCGAGCGGGTGGCGAGCGAGGTGTTCGCCGAAAAGGGCCGGTCGGTGTCGTACCTGTTCGGCACGATGATCGAGCTGCCGCGCGCGGCCCTGCGCGCCTCCGAGCTCGCCGAGGAGGCCGAGTTCTTCAGCTTCGGCACGAATGATTTGACGCAGACCACGATGGGCATCTCGCGCGACGACGCCGGGAAATTCCTCGGTGCCTACGTGGAGGCGGCCATCCTGCCGAGAGACCCGTTCACGAGCCTCGATACGGAGGGCGTGGGCGAGCTCGTGGCAATCGCCTGCGAGCGCGGCCGAAAGACGCGGGCAAACCTGGAGCTCGGCGTGTGCGGCGAACATGGCGGCGACCCGGCCTCGATTCGGTTCTTCGAGCGCGTGAAGCTCGATTACGTGTCGTGCTCGCCCCTGCGTGTGCCGATCGCCCGGCTCGCGGCGGCGCAGGCGGCGCTCGCCGAAGGCGCTGCGACGACGGTCCAGACGACGGCGTAG
- a CDS encoding S53 family peptidase codes for MLSLRFPSSTTARVLALLALVNGTAFAATSCSGGSGETPPGGTAGSTAQGGAGGIGGQGGIGGQGGQGGDGGQGGGGQGGTGGTGGQGGTGGEGGGGGMGPSTSSSSSSSSSSSSSSSSSSSSSSSSSSSSSSSSGAGGGGDPDAGELPDALPDFTDAELEPVTSIDGIPNPLPGVYMDLGPANPNAEFRSLIAFPMRDKALLEETISHIYDPGHPMFRDYMTVDAWMAQHAPPEVDLHLVKLWLESQGFTVPYVASNRLLIEFQGKVSKFNEVFQTNLHVFERENPQQGNPPIDVYGTLEPLKVPLWVAQRIGGVITADFAADKTPLTPEGGGISVQPQTVPTNRQSPAKIAKAYGVDQLYSMGYRGQGVKLGVTVGAMFRYKDLQSFWQSFGIIRDDPVVTYTMEPPSTRYIETTLDIEWAGAIAPGATLMVYAGHDARNTSMVYTFNEAIGRNEVSIITDSFAHREDSEPAPVRIQYHDSALQAAALGITVMAATGDSAQADTPSVSPYVTAVGGTRLFWNANGTLQQETNWYASGCGDSLSFLMPAWQTPYVTNVEINAPPRRATADLAVHASQYAGYFIYYLSEWKSGYGGTSFSSPVFGGIMAVVNHYRAANNLPQAGWLNSILYSNSAVKATFRDITVTDPDGTTPANKLPKTGWDYPTGWGAPNAMGLALTLP; via the coding sequence ATGCTGTCCTTGCGATTCCCTTCCTCCACCACAGCGCGGGTGCTCGCGCTGCTCGCCCTTGTCAACGGCACCGCGTTCGCCGCAACTAGCTGCAGCGGAGGCTCCGGAGAGACGCCTCCCGGCGGCACCGCAGGCTCGACCGCCCAAGGCGGCGCCGGCGGCATCGGCGGCCAGGGCGGCATCGGCGGTCAAGGCGGTCAAGGCGGCGACGGCGGTCAAGGCGGCGGCGGACAAGGCGGCACCGGCGGCACGGGTGGCCAGGGAGGTACCGGCGGCGAAGGCGGCGGTGGCGGCATGGGCCCGTCCACCAGCAGCTCGTCGAGCTCGTCCAGCAGCTCGTCCAGCAGCAGCTCGTCGAGTTCGTCCAGCAGCTCGTCCAGCAGCAGCTCGTCGAGCTCGTCGAGCGGCGCAGGCGGCGGCGGGGATCCGGATGCAGGCGAATTGCCCGACGCGCTCCCCGATTTCACCGACGCCGAGCTCGAGCCCGTGACGAGCATCGACGGCATCCCGAACCCGCTGCCGGGCGTCTACATGGACCTCGGCCCGGCCAACCCGAACGCGGAGTTCCGCTCGCTGATCGCCTTCCCGATGCGGGACAAGGCGCTCCTCGAAGAGACGATCTCGCACATCTACGACCCGGGCCACCCGATGTTCCGGGACTACATGACGGTCGACGCGTGGATGGCGCAGCACGCGCCGCCCGAGGTCGATCTGCACCTCGTCAAGCTCTGGCTCGAATCGCAGGGCTTCACGGTGCCGTACGTCGCGTCGAACCGCCTGCTCATCGAGTTCCAGGGCAAGGTCTCGAAGTTCAACGAGGTCTTCCAGACGAACCTGCACGTCTTCGAGCGCGAGAACCCGCAGCAAGGCAACCCGCCGATCGACGTGTACGGCACGCTCGAGCCGCTCAAGGTGCCGCTCTGGGTGGCGCAGCGGATCGGCGGCGTGATCACCGCCGATTTCGCGGCCGACAAGACCCCGCTCACGCCCGAGGGCGGCGGCATCTCGGTGCAGCCGCAGACCGTCCCGACGAACCGGCAGTCGCCTGCGAAGATCGCCAAGGCGTACGGCGTCGATCAGCTCTACAGCATGGGCTACCGCGGCCAGGGCGTGAAGCTCGGCGTCACGGTCGGCGCGATGTTCCGGTACAAGGATCTGCAGTCGTTCTGGCAGTCCTTCGGGATCATCCGCGATGACCCGGTGGTCACGTACACGATGGAGCCGCCCTCGACGCGGTACATCGAGACGACGCTCGACATCGAGTGGGCCGGCGCAATCGCGCCGGGAGCGACGCTGATGGTCTACGCAGGCCACGACGCGCGCAACACGTCGATGGTCTACACGTTCAACGAGGCGATCGGCCGCAACGAGGTCTCGATCATCACCGACTCGTTCGCACATCGCGAGGACTCCGAGCCGGCACCGGTGCGCATCCAGTACCACGACTCGGCGCTGCAAGCGGCGGCGCTCGGCATCACGGTCATGGCCGCGACGGGCGACTCGGCGCAGGCCGATACGCCCTCGGTGAGCCCGTACGTCACGGCCGTCGGCGGCACGCGGCTCTTCTGGAACGCGAACGGAACGCTGCAGCAGGAGACGAACTGGTACGCCTCGGGCTGCGGCGACTCGCTCTCGTTCCTCATGCCCGCGTGGCAAACGCCGTACGTCACGAACGTCGAGATCAACGCGCCGCCGCGCCGGGCGACGGCGGACCTCGCGGTCCACGCCTCGCAGTATGCGGGCTACTTCATCTACTATCTCAGCGAGTGGAAGAGCGGCTACGGCGGGACGTCGTTCTCGTCGCCGGTCTTCGGCGGGATCATGGCCGTCGTGAACCACTACCGTGCGGCGAACAACCTGCCGCAGGCCGGCTGGTTGAACTCGATCCTGTATTCGAACTCCGCCGTCAAGGCGACGTTCCGCGACATCACCGTGACGGATCCGGACGGCACCACGCCAGCCAACAAACTGCCCAAGACGGGATGGGATTATCCGACGGGATGGGGCGCGCCAAACGCGATGGGGCTCGCGCTCACCCTCCCCTGA
- a CDS encoding formylglycine-generating enzyme family protein produces the protein MRVAVSFLLLACPLVIAAGCFGGGGIDAPPPEPSGSGATGGTGGAGGGGGAAGMGGDASSSSSSSAGGSGGSGGGPLACPDIPNTPTMVMVQAPNGGPFYCIDSTEVTNLQYLEWVETKPTVVQPAQCEGNTMLAPSKTPAKDSLPVADVDWCDAFAFCAAHGKRLCGQISGGALPFTVPAGSPAKSQWHNACTGGGTKSYPYEGEFNVTACNGQGSANGDVVPVKSLPMCEGGFPGIFDMSGNVWEWEDSCDEPTGGMPAENPCRRRGGGYTSTDHDMDCSSASTSLARGLSNSGTGFRCCADLP, from the coding sequence ATGCGCGTCGCCGTTTCTTTCCTGCTTCTTGCTTGCCCGCTCGTGATCGCGGCTGGGTGCTTCGGCGGTGGGGGGATCGACGCACCGCCGCCTGAACCGAGCGGATCGGGGGCGACGGGCGGAACCGGCGGCGCAGGTGGGGGCGGCGGCGCCGCCGGCATGGGTGGGGACGCGAGTTCGTCGTCGAGTTCGTCGGCGGGCGGCTCGGGCGGCTCGGGCGGGGGTCCGCTGGCGTGCCCCGACATCCCCAACACGCCGACCATGGTGATGGTGCAGGCTCCGAACGGGGGACCGTTTTATTGCATCGACAGCACCGAGGTCACGAACCTCCAGTACCTCGAATGGGTGGAGACGAAGCCGACGGTGGTGCAGCCTGCGCAATGCGAGGGGAACACGATGCTTGCACCCTCGAAGACACCGGCGAAGGACAGCCTGCCGGTCGCGGACGTAGACTGGTGTGACGCGTTCGCGTTCTGTGCTGCGCACGGCAAGCGTCTTTGCGGCCAGATCAGCGGGGGGGCCCTGCCGTTCACCGTACCCGCCGGCAGCCCCGCGAAGAGCCAATGGCACAACGCCTGTACGGGCGGGGGCACGAAGAGCTACCCCTACGAAGGCGAGTTCAATGTGACGGCCTGCAATGGCCAGGGTTCCGCAAACGGTGACGTCGTCCCGGTCAAGAGCCTGCCGATGTGCGAGGGCGGGTTCCCGGGGATCTTCGATATGAGCGGGAACGTGTGGGAGTGGGAGGATTCCTGCGACGAGCCGACCGGCGGAATGCCCGCGGAGAACCCCTGCCGGCGCCGCGGAGGTGGCTACACGAGCACGGACCACGACATGGATTGCTCCTCCGCGAGCACAAGCTTGGCACGCGGGCTCAGCAACTCGGGGACCGGCTTCCGCTGCTGCGCCGACCTGCCCTGA